TTCCAGAGCGCAGTTCGCACGCTCGTTAATCATTTCGACAAGCTGCTTATCTATCTCATCTATTCTTTTGCGGTATTCTGATATGTCCATTTCTTCCTCAAGTTTGAAAGTCAAAAGTGGGTCTATCTCTTTGACTGATAATCCATTTATTCAACAGGGAATTTGACGCGCATATCGGCCATCGACATCCAGCGCGGGTTCTTGGAAGACATGTCCACGCTATAGTCCTCCCACACCAGGTGAGAAGTCCCCAGTCCCAGATAATCGAGCAGGCATCGCGATATCCATTTCTCCAGTTTGAGCACGGTGAGCTTTCGCCTCAGCCGTCCCTGCATATCACGATTGAGGATGCAGGGAAGGGTATTGGTCGTGACGATCTCGTCGATGACCGGCGCGCTAAGACACTCACGCACCTCAGGTGAAGAATAAAAGTGGGTCACAAAGAAGACCACACGGCCTGCGCCAGCATCCTTAAGAATCTTGCAGCACTCCCGAATAGTGTTGCCGGTGCGGACCATGTCATCAAACACAACTACATCTTTGCCCGCGATTGAATCGGTGCCGCATGGCGATTCGGGATCCACGCAGACCGATACATTGCGCTCATCCCTGCGTTGTTTGGTCATATAGAGCAGGTTTGCAGCCGGCATGTCCAGACTGTCGTGAACCTGGGCGGCGAAGTCCCTCGCTCCGGCATCAGGTGCGCATACCAACAGTCCTTTGCCTTTGTGCAGGCTGGGGGTGACGTCGGATGACTTGATATAGTCCGCAAAAACCTCAGCCGGAGATAAATTTACAAATCCGCCGGACATGGTGTTGCTGAATGTTTTTTCGACCGAGCTGGAGTGATTGTGAACCGTGATGACCGTGTCTACCCCCGCCAGGGTCAGAGCTTCGGCATAAAACTTGCTGGTAAACGGCTGCCCGTCGAACTTTTTGTAATCCTCCGGTGTGCGCTCGAATGCAACACTACCATGTTCGAGACGCGGACCGCGATCCTGGGCACTGTAGTAGAGGTCCGGCTCAATCAGGATTACTTTCTCGGCTCCATTATCTTTTGCTGCACGAGCGACCAGGAAGCTTCTCAGGCTCAGTTCGTTTCGAGAGAGAGTGTTAGAGACTGTGGATACCATCGCGACTGTAATGCCTTTGAGTTTTTTGCCGATATCGAGCATGTCCTTCTCGTCGCTAATGAACCTTGGACAAAACTCACTGTTGGCAAAGGTTTTCAGCGACAGTATATCCGCGATATCGGTTGCCTGTCCGCAGAAGACTCCTATGTCGATAGCGAAAGGGTTATCCGATTCCGTCCCGACTATTAGCACCGGGGTATCGCTGGTTATCACTTTGTTTTCTCCTTCGAAAATGCGGAGCATTTTCGTTTTCTTCGTGGCAGACACTACAGTGCTGCGGAGCAGTCGCGAGTGTGTGCATGCCACGATTCCTTGAATAGCCAAGAGCCTCAGTCAATAACTCAAACGGCTACTTGAATTTCCTAAACCGGCAAAACGTAAAGTACGCTCTGCCTATGTATTTACGTCCAAGCCTGGGCAGAAGCCTGATTTTTTCCCACATCGGCGCTGTCTGCCAGTATTGCCATATCAACGACGTCAGCAGTCTGTTATCATTCAGGCGGTCGACGCCGTAGTTCACATTCAGATTGTGCAGCCTGTATTTCGCCAGGCTTTCAGGCATATGAACTATGGACGTTCTCATCAGCACCTTGAGCCATGCGTCAAAGTCGTCGCAGGTCGAATAACGGCTGTCGAACAATCCTATATCGAGCATGACCTGCTTCTTAATCAATACCGCGCTTGCCGAAACCGTATAGTTGCCATGCGTCACAAACCAGTAGAAGCTGGGCCTTTCCGGAATTATTCGCTGGTCTATTTGCAGTCTGTTGACATGCTCGCCAAAGACTATCATATCGCAGAAGACCATTGCGGCGTCCGGGTTCGAGTCTATTGCATCTACCTGCCGCGCCAGTTTATCGGGCAGCCAAATGTCATCATGGTCAAGGAAAGCGACGTATTTCCCCCTTGCAACTCTTATACCCGCGTTTCGAGACTCGGCATGCCCGGCATTTACAATGTTCCTTAATATGCTGATGTCCTTAAGCCCACTGACATCCTCCACAATCGGCATGATGTCTCGTGGCGAGAGGTCGT
The DNA window shown above is from bacterium and carries:
- the prs gene encoding ribose-phosphate diphosphokinase is translated as MITSDTPVLIVGTESDNPFAIDIGVFCGQATDIADILSLKTFANSEFCPRFISDEKDMLDIGKKLKGITVAMVSTVSNTLSRNELSLRSFLVARAAKDNGAEKVILIEPDLYYSAQDRGPRLEHGSVAFERTPEDYKKFDGQPFTSKFYAEALTLAGVDTVITVHNHSSSVEKTFSNTMSGGFVNLSPAEVFADYIKSSDVTPSLHKGKGLLVCAPDAGARDFAAQVHDSLDMPAANLLYMTKQRRDERNVSVCVDPESPCGTDSIAGKDVVVFDDMVRTGNTIRECCKILKDAGAGRVVFFVTHFYSSPEVRECLSAPVIDEIVTTNTLPCILNRDMQGRLRRKLTVLKLEKWISRCLLDYLGLGTSHLVWEDYSVDMSSKNPRWMSMADMRVKFPVE
- a CDS encoding glycosyltransferase; the protein is MANYRFCDTIIWMEAQNPNVSVVVPVYCATDEHEEFLREALESVAAQTYTDIELIIVDDLSPRDIMPIVEDVSGLKDISILRNIVNAGHAESRNAGIRVARGKYVAFLDHDDIWLPDKLARQVDAIDSNPDAAMVFCDMIVFGEHVNRLQIDQRIIPERPSFYWFVTHGNYTVSASAVLIKKQVMLDIGLFDSRYSTCDDFDAWLKVLMRTSIVHMPESLAKYRLHNLNVNYGVDRLNDNRLLTSLIWQYWQTAPMWEKIRLLPRLGRKYIGRAYFTFCRFRKFK